The Halalkalibacter krulwichiae genome has a segment encoding these proteins:
- a CDS encoding divergent polysaccharide deacetylase family protein has translation MRSYALLLTSLISLFTLCTIPNAWANEHGLAAIIIDDFGGDVKGVESFLKGDLPITVAIMPFMEHSTEQAEKAHHAGLEVMIHMPMEPKKGKASWLGPNAITSDLSDEEVINRVEAAIDNVPHAKGINNHMGSKIVEDERIMKLILQTAKDNHLYVVDSGTSSKSVIPALAEQLKIPYATRSIFLDDTHSSSQHVQKQMTSLLKLAKKNKKAIGIGHVGIKGNETYAGIERTVPLFTKEQIDIVPLSHLLDTDIDHDPAEFWKPRKEKSIGEIK, from the coding sequence ATGCGTTCGTATGCGTTGCTTTTAACCAGCTTAATTTCCCTTTTCACTTTATGTACGATTCCAAATGCTTGGGCGAATGAACATGGCTTGGCAGCGATTATTATTGATGATTTTGGAGGAGATGTAAAAGGGGTCGAATCATTTTTAAAAGGTGATCTCCCCATTACCGTTGCAATAATGCCCTTTATGGAACACTCGACAGAACAAGCAGAAAAAGCTCACCACGCTGGACTTGAGGTTATGATTCATATGCCGATGGAACCTAAAAAAGGCAAAGCCTCCTGGCTAGGTCCAAATGCGATTACTAGTGACCTCTCCGATGAAGAAGTTATTAACAGAGTTGAAGCGGCAATTGATAACGTTCCTCATGCTAAAGGGATTAACAACCATATGGGGTCAAAGATTGTGGAGGATGAACGAATAATGAAGCTCATTCTTCAAACAGCGAAAGACAATCATTTATATGTTGTCGACAGTGGCACGAGCTCTAAATCTGTTATTCCAGCACTCGCTGAACAATTAAAGATCCCTTATGCAACACGCAGTATTTTCTTAGATGATACACATTCTTCAAGTCAACACGTACAAAAACAAATGACTTCATTACTTAAATTAGCAAAGAAAAATAAAAAAGCGATAGGAATTGGACATGTCGGGATAAAGGGCAATGAAACGTATGCCGGTATTGAGAGGACAGTTCCTCTTTTCACAAAAGAACAAATCGATATCGTCCCTCTTTCACACCTTCTAGATACCGATATTGATCATGACCCTGCTGAATTCTGGAAACCTAGAAAGGAGAAATCAATTGGAGAAATTAAATGA
- the folE2 gene encoding GTP cyclohydrolase FolE2 gives MKRSLPPKAERHRHFGSVEPIIGTKPTEKEKMPDLQNKPADFYFPIQQVGISDVKYPVMIESLIAPTTQTTTATFALTTSLEQDFKGINMSRLTEQLHNFFQAHLLTDETLREFTAILAREMKQRAANVQVTFPWFFTKTSPAMEKEGMAHAEVKYDVSFDEEKGYTSVITLTGAVTTLCPCSKEISEYSAHNQRSFVTMSATVDEGHDADWKTVLLEAAESNASSILYPVLKRPDEKAVTEHAYENPRFVEDLVRLVAADLYENEAVKSFTVECRNEESIHQHDAIAKLSFTK, from the coding sequence ATGAAACGTTCTTTACCACCAAAAGCAGAGCGTCATCGTCATTTTGGATCTGTGGAGCCAATTATTGGTACGAAACCAACAGAAAAAGAAAAAATGCCCGACCTCCAAAATAAACCAGCTGATTTTTATTTTCCAATTCAACAAGTAGGAATTTCTGACGTGAAATATCCTGTTATGATTGAATCATTGATTGCACCTACAACTCAAACGACAACAGCTACCTTTGCACTAACAACAAGCTTAGAACAAGATTTCAAAGGAATAAATATGAGTCGTTTAACCGAACAACTGCATAATTTCTTCCAAGCACACTTGTTAACAGATGAAACGTTACGAGAATTCACAGCCATCTTAGCAAGAGAGATGAAACAACGTGCAGCAAACGTTCAAGTAACGTTCCCTTGGTTCTTTACTAAGACAAGCCCCGCTATGGAAAAAGAAGGCATGGCTCATGCTGAGGTTAAATACGATGTATCTTTTGATGAAGAAAAAGGATATACATCAGTGATTACTTTAACAGGAGCTGTTACGACACTTTGCCCTTGCTCCAAAGAAATCAGTGAATACAGTGCACATAACCAACGTAGTTTTGTAACCATGAGTGCTACAGTAGATGAAGGACATGATGCTGATTGGAAAACTGTATTGTTAGAAGCTGCAGAATCTAATGCTAGCTCTATACTTTATCCAGTATTAAAGCGTCCTGATGAAAAGGCCGTGACGGAACATGCTTACGAGAACCCTCGTTTTGTCGAGGACCTTGTCCGTCTTGTTGCTGCTGACCTTTATGAAAATGAGGCAGTCAAATCATTTACAGTTGAATGTCGGAACGAAGAGTCTATTCACCAACATGACGCAATCGCGAAATTATCATTCACGAAGTAA
- a CDS encoding S8 family peptidase, whose product MMWRMAKTVLIVGLVGIGLAIIGRALIDDNNYSIQTKQIPESLETSAMDHLMAEDLSLTTSMFLKQLSAQMQRWADADLEKDEMRARFKEEVAEHPHFNGFAIVQEDEIVEQVGNVKRFDLAKLTHHHMKSEFSDPYSVDGKQYMLMGEKLDDGRTVVGEVDLTFVKSFVKDMASVADSTGTFFVSGANPEIEWETTEDLPENLQSETVPELGWQIVVHSDDQRPKQLEHPYHSNQAVIKFKHPEVANNWFNDHPELTILETNNPLFVIESQNESTEQLIRRLRRDYDLAIVEPNYVISKQVTIFSTVPNERTERRTQPQRQQQPKEKQTVLTSLPNDEFFEPYQWNLEQIEIDEGWKFTDGQGVTIAVLDTGVDPDHLDIKDQLGSGYNAIDDSDNFQDAHGHGTHVAGVAAALTNNVTGIAGISFNSTILPVKVLNDEGEGSSYEVAKGIYWAVDHGADVINMSLGDYYSSDLLYDAIKYAYDKDVILIGASGNDNVADPMYPALYDEVLTVAAVDDARNRAFFSNYGEHVDVVAPGEHIPSLFPDNNYVVMSGTSMAAPHVAGFAGLIRSLRPDLTNNEVYEVIRSTAKDLGTEGHDPYYGFGEIDVANALKSIASN is encoded by the coding sequence ATGATGTGGAGAATGGCGAAAACCGTCTTAATAGTTGGGCTTGTTGGAATCGGGCTCGCTATAATTGGTCGAGCATTGATTGATGACAATAATTACTCTATTCAAACGAAACAGATTCCAGAGAGCTTAGAAACTTCGGCTATGGATCACCTAATGGCTGAGGATCTTTCCTTAACAACTTCTATGTTTTTAAAACAACTTTCAGCCCAAATGCAAAGATGGGCTGATGCTGATTTAGAAAAAGATGAAATGAGAGCTCGCTTTAAAGAAGAAGTAGCAGAACACCCTCATTTTAACGGATTTGCAATCGTGCAAGAAGACGAGATCGTTGAGCAAGTAGGCAATGTCAAGCGTTTCGATTTAGCCAAGCTGACTCATCACCATATGAAAAGTGAATTTTCTGACCCATACTCAGTGGATGGCAAACAATACATGTTAATGGGTGAGAAACTCGATGACGGGCGAACAGTGGTCGGCGAAGTTGATTTAACATTTGTTAAATCTTTTGTTAAAGACATGGCTTCTGTAGCTGATTCTACCGGTACCTTTTTCGTCTCAGGAGCAAATCCAGAAATAGAATGGGAAACAACAGAAGATCTCCCTGAAAATTTACAGTCTGAAACTGTCCCTGAATTAGGCTGGCAAATCGTTGTCCATTCCGATGACCAACGACCAAAGCAGTTAGAGCATCCTTATCATTCAAATCAAGCAGTTATTAAGTTCAAACACCCAGAAGTAGCTAATAACTGGTTTAATGATCATCCTGAATTAACTATTTTAGAAACAAATAATCCATTATTTGTTATTGAATCACAAAACGAATCAACAGAACAACTCATTCGTCGCTTAAGACGGGACTATGATTTAGCGATCGTTGAGCCGAATTATGTTATCTCAAAACAAGTTACTATCTTCTCAACCGTTCCAAATGAAAGGACAGAACGCCGAACTCAACCGCAGAGACAGCAACAACCTAAAGAGAAACAAACTGTTTTAACAAGTCTCCCAAATGATGAATTTTTTGAACCTTATCAATGGAATCTTGAGCAGATTGAAATCGACGAGGGTTGGAAATTCACTGATGGGCAAGGTGTCACAATAGCTGTTCTGGATACAGGAGTCGACCCTGACCATCTCGACATTAAAGATCAGCTCGGTTCTGGCTATAATGCTATTGATGATTCTGACAACTTTCAAGATGCTCATGGTCACGGCACCCATGTCGCAGGGGTTGCGGCTGCTCTCACAAATAATGTGACCGGTATTGCAGGGATCTCCTTTAATAGTACAATCTTGCCTGTCAAAGTTCTTAATGATGAAGGTGAAGGCTCGTCTTACGAGGTCGCAAAAGGCATTTACTGGGCAGTTGATCATGGTGCTGACGTAATCAATATGAGTCTTGGCGATTATTACTCCTCTGACTTGCTTTACGATGCAATTAAGTACGCTTACGATAAAGATGTTATTTTAATTGGCGCTTCAGGTAATGATAATGTAGCAGATCCAATGTATCCTGCCTTATACGACGAAGTATTGACTGTTGCAGCAGTCGATGATGCTAGAAACCGTGCTTTCTTTTCAAATTATGGCGAACATGTTGATGTCGTAGCTCCTGGTGAACACATTCCAAGTTTGTTTCCAGATAACAATTATGTTGTCATGTCAGGCACATCAATGGCTGCTCCACATGTCGCAGGATTTGCAGGACTGATCCGTTCTTTAAGACCCGATCTTACAAATAACGAAGTTTATGAAGTAATCAGGTCAACTGCAAAAGATTTAGGAACAGAAGGGCATGATCCATATTATGGATTTGGGGAAATTGATGTTGCCAATGCTTTAAAATCCATTGCTTCGAATTAA
- a CDS encoding GNAT family N-acetyltransferase yields MEKLNELSKVFTAKDSSTVILRPVQKQDASQIIEAVASIIKEGASIQKERPRTLEEEQTFIQEMLRDENMYIVVELNGVVKGIARVIRGELEMKRHTGLFRTWLHEDAQGKGIGRQIMDYTLQWCKRARLHKLCLTVFASNEVAKHLYEKAGFVVEGIQKEQVIINSHYDDEIFMAYFFRNRKDEKTQ; encoded by the coding sequence TTGGAGAAATTAAATGAGTTAAGTAAAGTCTTTACAGCTAAGGATTCATCAACTGTTATTCTTCGTCCAGTTCAGAAACAAGACGCATCCCAAATAATTGAGGCAGTGGCTTCTATTATTAAAGAAGGAGCATCAATTCAAAAAGAAAGACCTAGAACTCTAGAAGAAGAACAAACTTTTATTCAAGAAATGTTAAGAGATGAAAACATGTATATTGTGGTCGAACTCAATGGAGTCGTTAAAGGGATTGCCAGAGTGATACGCGGAGAATTAGAGATGAAGAGGCACACTGGCTTGTTTCGAACATGGTTACATGAAGATGCCCAAGGTAAAGGGATTGGAAGACAAATTATGGATTATACGTTGCAGTGGTGTAAGCGCGCTCGCTTACACAAACTTTGTTTAACCGTGTTCGCCTCAAATGAGGTTGCAAAACATCTATATGAAAAAGCAGGATTCGTCGTTGAAGGAATTCAAAAAGAACAAGTCATTATAAATAGCCATTACGACGACGAAATTTTTATGGCTTATTTTTTTAGAAATAGAAAGGATGAGAAAACCCAATGA
- the cobT gene encoding nicotinate-nucleotide--dimethylbenzimidazole phosphoribosyltransferase, which yields MKIKPFNDEVIAETTAHLNQLAKPLGSLGRVEKLAIQLAGITEEAKPVIEKPAILVAAADHGIVAEGVSAYPKEVTALMVENFVRGGAAINVFANQIGAEVAVIDVGVNADISTQPIIHEKLRWGTRNFLHEDAMTEEEALTALTVGREVAGTYIEKGHRLLITGEMGIGNTSASSALVAALTEEPVEKVVGAGTGLTEQERQKKIKVIKQALENRKVNSNMSPLSVLAKVGGIEIATLAGIILEGAARQTPVLIDGFISSAAALVALKLEPAVHPYLIIAHQSVEVGHERLLKYLNIEPILQLNLRLGEGTGAALAYPIVEAASRMLREMATFEDLGL from the coding sequence ATGAAGATTAAACCTTTTAATGATGAGGTCATTGCAGAGACAACGGCTCATTTAAATCAACTAGCAAAACCGTTGGGAAGTCTTGGAAGGGTTGAGAAATTAGCTATACAATTGGCTGGAATAACCGAGGAAGCAAAGCCAGTCATAGAAAAGCCGGCAATTCTTGTAGCGGCGGCAGACCATGGAATTGTAGCTGAAGGTGTTTCGGCATATCCAAAGGAAGTAACGGCGTTAATGGTAGAGAACTTTGTTCGCGGCGGAGCCGCCATTAATGTATTTGCTAATCAAATTGGTGCCGAGGTGGCTGTTATTGATGTAGGTGTCAATGCAGATATTAGTACTCAACCTATTATTCATGAAAAGTTAAGATGGGGGACACGAAATTTTCTACATGAAGATGCAATGACAGAAGAAGAAGCCTTAACTGCTTTAACGGTGGGAAGAGAAGTAGCGGGAACATATATTGAAAAAGGACACCGGTTGCTTATTACTGGTGAGATGGGCATAGGCAATACGAGTGCCTCGAGTGCCTTAGTTGCAGCATTGACCGAAGAGCCTGTGGAAAAGGTAGTTGGAGCTGGAACTGGGTTAACTGAACAAGAAAGGCAAAAGAAAATTAAAGTAATAAAACAAGCACTTGAAAACCGCAAAGTTAATTCCAATATGTCACCGCTATCGGTTTTAGCAAAAGTAGGAGGCATCGAGATCGCGACTTTAGCAGGAATCATTTTAGAAGGAGCTGCCAGACAGACTCCTGTTTTAATTGATGGTTTTATATCTTCAGCTGCAGCTTTAGTCGCACTCAAATTAGAACCGGCTGTTCATCCTTATTTAATCATCGCTCATCAGTCAGTAGAAGTTGGGCATGAACGTTTATTGAAATATTTAAACATTGAACCGATATTGCAACTGAATCTACGTTTAGGCGAAGGGACAGGTGCTGCTCTTGCGTATCCAATTGTCGAAGCTGCTTCAAGAATGTTGAGAGAAATGGCAACATTTGAAGATTTAGGATTGTAA
- a CDS encoding DUF3906 family protein, with translation MNLYRFEVELEDTSVEVIVAASADEVAFDTAEKEVEKNYLKLPIISSITLLEKKPIKKAVGFVIE, from the coding sequence ATGAATTTGTATCGCTTTGAAGTTGAGTTAGAAGACACTAGTGTTGAAGTTATAGTAGCGGCAAGCGCGGACGAAGTGGCGTTTGATACTGCTGAAAAAGAGGTAGAGAAAAACTACTTGAAACTGCCAATTATTTCTTCTATTACTTTATTGGAGAAAAAACCGATAAAAAAAGCGGTAGGATTTGTAATAGAATAA
- a CDS encoding nitrite/sulfite reductase, whose product MAYDKVWAAEPEKLNKDELRKLEKDGLDILNDIETYAKEGFASIPKEDWSLFKWAGLYLQKPKEDGYFMMRVNIPSGVITNEQAEALAGIGRDYGRDVIDITTRQAIQYHWLTIESLPDIFKRLESVGLSSVGACGDIPRTIMGNPLAGVDPNELLDTREIVEDVYRFFQRNPDFSNLPRKFKMSISSNIHNAGHDRINCMSFTPAVKVIDGEEVIGFHVKVGGGLSAKPYLAEELDVFVRPERVKDVAIAITSIYRDHGYREKRHRARLKFLIADWGVEKFKEKLEEYTGVLPTKGTCKLEKWNGGYFYGVHPQKQEGLSYVGFNVPVGRMNSEEWFNLARIARDYGNGEIRTCNTQNLVIPNVPNAEVPALLQESLFERIKLEPKHFIGYSVSCTGIEYCNLALVETKERMRRVAEYLDEHVDIDVPVRIHMIGCPNACGQRQIADIGLQGVLMRNKEKQMIEAFEFYVGGTLETEVAQFNNKLKGKISAEELAPALASLLRYFEENKEPNEVFFDFYSRVGHEALQTALDEILAPA is encoded by the coding sequence ATGGCGTATGATAAAGTTTGGGCAGCTGAGCCTGAGAAGTTAAACAAAGACGAATTGAGAAAGTTAGAGAAAGATGGATTAGACATTTTAAACGATATTGAGACATACGCAAAAGAAGGTTTTGCGTCTATTCCAAAAGAAGACTGGAGCTTATTTAAATGGGCTGGTCTTTATTTACAGAAGCCGAAAGAAGATGGCTATTTCATGATGCGTGTTAATATTCCTTCAGGTGTAATCACAAATGAGCAAGCCGAAGCATTAGCGGGAATAGGTCGAGATTATGGTCGTGATGTAATCGATATTACCACTCGTCAAGCTATTCAGTATCATTGGCTGACAATAGAAAGCTTACCGGATATTTTTAAACGGTTGGAGTCTGTAGGGTTATCTTCCGTTGGCGCCTGTGGTGATATTCCTCGTACGATTATGGGGAATCCACTTGCTGGAGTAGATCCCAATGAATTACTAGATACGAGAGAGATCGTTGAAGATGTCTATCGCTTCTTTCAAAGAAATCCTGATTTTTCGAATCTCCCTCGAAAATTTAAAATGTCAATTTCATCAAATATTCATAATGCAGGACATGACCGAATTAACTGTATGTCATTTACTCCAGCAGTAAAAGTAATAGATGGAGAAGAAGTGATTGGGTTTCATGTGAAAGTAGGGGGAGGATTATCTGCAAAGCCTTATCTTGCTGAGGAACTAGATGTTTTTGTACGACCAGAGAGAGTGAAGGATGTTGCAATTGCCATTACTTCTATTTATCGTGATCACGGATACCGTGAAAAACGCCATCGTGCTCGTTTAAAGTTTCTAATTGCTGATTGGGGCGTTGAGAAATTCAAAGAAAAATTAGAGGAATATACAGGGGTACTTCCTACGAAGGGGACCTGTAAGCTTGAAAAATGGAATGGCGGCTATTTTTATGGGGTTCACCCTCAGAAACAAGAAGGCCTAAGCTATGTTGGGTTTAATGTTCCTGTTGGTCGTATGAATTCCGAGGAATGGTTTAATCTTGCTCGTATTGCAAGAGATTATGGAAATGGAGAAATTCGTACATGTAATACGCAAAACTTAGTTATTCCAAATGTTCCGAATGCGGAAGTACCAGCTTTGCTACAAGAATCTTTATTCGAACGTATTAAACTAGAGCCAAAGCATTTCATTGGTTATTCTGTATCCTGTACGGGAATTGAATACTGTAATTTAGCTCTCGTTGAAACAAAAGAGCGTATGAGACGTGTTGCAGAGTATTTAGATGAGCATGTTGATATTGACGTACCTGTTCGTATTCATATGATTGGCTGCCCGAATGCATGTGGACAACGTCAAATAGCTGATATAGGTCTTCAAGGTGTCTTAATGAGAAATAAAGAAAAACAGATGATTGAAGCGTTTGAGTTTTATGTTGGCGGTACATTAGAGACTGAGGTTGCTCAGTTTAATAATAAATTAAAAGGTAAGATCTCAGCAGAAGAATTAGCTCCGGCATTGGCATCTCTCCTTCGTTATTTTGAAGAGAATAAAGAGCCAAACGAAGTTTTCTTTGATTTCTATAGTCGAGTAGGTCATGAGGCGCTTCAAACAGCACTTGATGAGATCCTCGCACCAGCATAA
- the cobA gene encoding uroporphyrinogen-III C-methyltransferase, translated as MKRGYVYLVGAGPGDIRLITVKGQQCLESADVVLYDRLVNPLLLEKTKPGAELVYCGKLPDRHLLRQEAINDLLVQYALEGKTVVRLKGGDPSVYGRVGEEAEELEKHGIDYEIVPGITASIGASTYAGVPVTHRDHGASFAVVTGHDKSPDGQPLMDWKSLAKAIDTIAFYMGVKNLPYICKQLIDNGRDKDTPVLLIQWGTLGKQKTLKGTLGTIAQLVAEHKFSNPAVTIVGNVANLRKSESWFERQPLFSKHILFGRTSGGESSIATELTRLGANVFEYPRFVTKERFFSKVDFTKYDEIIFHSPESVDVFFRKLNNDQVDIRTINASFFGASLKSINALKAYACLGKGIEQSNKASRKVVIGSISLEEQPEKRNELYGDHDFLVSHESEIVEQSNYTCQRILDEDRIDTIVFPSAQAVKVVTEQIKACNETPESLSRRADIICFGEATFEAAIKSGYKADIKLEEPSKECLIKQLTNSNLIKSG; from the coding sequence ATGAAAAGAGGTTATGTATATTTAGTAGGAGCAGGACCTGGTGATATTCGATTGATTACAGTTAAAGGACAGCAATGTTTAGAAAGTGCTGATGTAGTATTATACGATCGTTTAGTCAACCCATTGTTACTGGAAAAAACAAAACCAGGAGCCGAACTTGTTTATTGTGGAAAGTTACCTGATCGTCATCTATTAAGGCAAGAGGCTATTAATGATTTACTTGTGCAATATGCGTTAGAGGGTAAGACAGTCGTTCGCCTTAAAGGTGGTGATCCTAGTGTATATGGTCGAGTCGGAGAGGAAGCGGAAGAGCTTGAGAAGCATGGGATCGATTATGAAATTGTTCCAGGGATAACAGCGAGTATTGGGGCGTCTACTTATGCTGGTGTACCTGTAACACATCGAGATCACGGTGCATCATTTGCGGTCGTAACAGGTCACGATAAATCACCAGATGGACAACCTTTAATGGATTGGAAAAGTCTAGCTAAGGCGATTGATACGATTGCTTTTTACATGGGAGTGAAGAATCTTCCTTATATTTGTAAGCAATTGATTGATAATGGACGTGATAAAGATACACCTGTTTTACTAATTCAGTGGGGAACATTAGGAAAGCAAAAGACGTTAAAAGGAACATTGGGGACAATTGCTCAGCTAGTAGCAGAACATAAATTTTCAAATCCGGCTGTCACGATTGTTGGGAATGTTGCTAACCTAAGAAAATCAGAAAGTTGGTTTGAGCGCCAACCTCTATTTAGTAAGCACATCTTATTCGGTCGAACATCAGGTGGAGAGAGCTCTATTGCTACTGAATTAACACGTCTTGGAGCAAATGTATTTGAATATCCACGCTTTGTTACGAAAGAACGCTTTTTTTCTAAAGTTGATTTTACAAAGTATGATGAGATTATTTTTCACTCACCGGAAAGTGTAGACGTATTTTTCAGAAAACTGAACAATGATCAGGTAGATATACGTACGATCAACGCTTCTTTCTTCGGCGCTTCATTAAAGTCGATAAACGCACTAAAAGCATATGCTTGTCTAGGAAAAGGCATTGAACAGTCTAATAAGGCGAGTAGAAAGGTAGTTATCGGTTCAATTTCGTTAGAGGAACAACCCGAAAAACGAAATGAGCTATATGGTGACCATGATTTTCTTGTTTCACACGAATCTGAGATTGTCGAGCAATCTAATTATACTTGTCAACGAATATTAGATGAGGATCGGATTGATACAATTGTGTTTCCTAGTGCTCAAGCTGTGAAGGTTGTGACAGAGCAGATTAAAGCATGCAATGAAACGCCTGAGTCATTATCAAGACGAGCAGATATAATATGCTTTGGTGAAGCGACGTTTGAAGCTGCAATAAAATCAGGCTATAAAGCTGACATTAAGTTAGAAGAACCATCAAAAGAATGTTTAATTAAGCAATTAACAAATTCTAATTTAATAAAAAGTGGGTGA
- a CDS encoding precorrin-2 dehydrogenase/sirohydrochlorin ferrochelatase family protein: MSNLPLNFNLKGRRAAVIGGGAVASRQVPKLLEAEIDDVLVYSPELHQDLQAYLPRIKWVQGKVNEDSTFDEDLLLLTTNDSSLHLAIFQQRKSYQLVYLADNPELSDFSFPKTIRKGPLAISASTGGVSPSYLKQLMTDIEQLMDSTIENDLRFLKSVREQVLNSRLPASDRKRLLNYVATKDFLRSQDRDLLFNQLLKTYLEHIKE, translated from the coding sequence ATGAGCAACCTTCCATTGAATTTTAACTTGAAAGGGAGAAGAGCTGCTGTCATAGGAGGAGGAGCAGTCGCTTCTAGACAAGTTCCTAAATTACTTGAAGCAGAAATAGACGATGTTTTGGTCTATTCACCGGAACTTCATCAAGATTTACAAGCTTATCTTCCTAGAATAAAGTGGGTACAGGGCAAGGTTAATGAGGATTCTACTTTTGATGAAGACCTTCTTTTACTGACAACAAATGATTCTTCTTTACATCTAGCAATTTTTCAACAGCGAAAATCGTATCAACTTGTTTATCTGGCTGACAATCCTGAGTTAAGTGATTTTAGCTTTCCGAAAACGATCAGAAAAGGCCCACTAGCAATTTCAGCATCAACTGGTGGGGTGAGTCCATCCTATCTAAAACAACTTATGACTGACATAGAACAATTGATGGATTCTACGATTGAAAATGATTTACGTTTTTTAAAGAGCGTTAGAGAGCAAGTGTTAAACAGTCGATTACCCGCAAGTGATAGGAAACGACTATTGAACTATGTAGCTACGAAAGATTTTTTGCGAAGTCAGGATAGAGATCTTCTATTTAACCAACTGTTAAAGACCTATCTAGAACATATAAAAGAATAG
- a CDS encoding MerR family transcriptional regulator produces MSSYKDKKVITIGIVSELTGLSERKIRYYEERKLIYPERSKGGTRKYSFLDVERLLDIANKMEDGMQTFEIRKMEQKQMKKQEVRDRMLRGQLNAAFNIRK; encoded by the coding sequence GTGTCCTCATATAAAGATAAAAAAGTAATTACGATTGGTATTGTAAGTGAATTGACTGGATTGTCTGAACGAAAGATACGGTATTACGAAGAAAGAAAATTAATTTATCCTGAACGTTCAAAAGGAGGAACACGTAAATATTCCTTTTTGGATGTTGAACGTTTACTTGATATCGCTAATAAAATGGAAGATGGTATGCAAACATTTGAGATTCGCAAAATGGAACAGAAACAAATGAAAAAACAAGAAGTACGAGATCGCATGCTTCGAGGTCAATTGAATGCTGCATTTAATATTCGTAAATAA
- a CDS encoding sirohydrochlorin chelatase encodes MQAILYIGHGSRVKDGNVELQQFVEKAKSSHPTIFIQECCFLELAEPTIEEGVEACIKKGATKIAVVPVLLLTAMHAKVDIPEAIDRMKIKYPHIVFTYGRPIGIDKTVISIVKDRLKTAGLHMVDKRPDYNERQPISILLVGRGSSDPDNTSDLMKIARLVWEFTPVMDVDVCFIAATRPNVDEGLARMNRIPNDRVYVVPYLLFTGVLMKGLQKQLDEWSKQSDKEFILCDYLGFDDQLVSILADRAKEVLEENVKINCDTCLYRQA; translated from the coding sequence ATGCAAGCTATTTTGTATATCGGCCACGGGAGTAGAGTTAAAGACGGGAATGTAGAACTTCAGCAATTTGTTGAGAAGGCAAAGTCTTCTCACCCTACTATTTTCATACAGGAATGCTGCTTTCTTGAATTGGCAGAGCCTACAATTGAAGAGGGAGTAGAAGCCTGTATCAAAAAAGGTGCAACAAAGATAGCTGTTGTACCCGTTTTATTGCTTACAGCAATGCATGCAAAGGTAGACATTCCCGAAGCGATCGATAGGATGAAGATAAAATACCCTCATATAGTTTTCACTTATGGAAGGCCGATAGGAATTGATAAAACAGTGATCTCCATTGTGAAGGACCGTCTAAAAACAGCCGGTTTACACATGGTTGATAAGCGACCTGATTATAATGAGCGCCAACCTATCTCCATCCTTCTTGTCGGAAGAGGGAGCAGCGACCCGGACAATACGAGTGATTTAATGAAAATAGCGAGATTAGTCTGGGAATTTACACCTGTTATGGATGTCGATGTTTGTTTTATTGCGGCAACGAGACCGAATGTTGATGAAGGGTTAGCACGTATGAATCGCATTCCAAATGACAGGGTTTATGTTGTACCATATTTATTATTTACAGGGGTATTAATGAAAGGTTTGCAGAAACAATTGGACGAATGGTCAAAGCAATCGGATAAAGAGTTTATTCTATGTGATTATTTAGGGTTTGATGATCAATTGGTTTCAATACTTGCTGATCGAGCTAAGGAAGTGCTAGAAGAAAACGTAAAGATTAACTGTGATACATGTTTGTATCGTCAAGCATGA